The Lycium ferocissimum isolate CSIRO_LF1 chromosome 1, AGI_CSIRO_Lferr_CH_V1, whole genome shotgun sequence genome includes a region encoding these proteins:
- the LOC132053204 gene encoding probable LRR receptor-like serine/threonine-protein kinase IRK has product MRKLFVVNVFLFLFLVPIFVECLNPSLNDDVLGLMVFKSDVQDPNGKLTSWNEEDDSPCNWNGIKCNPRSNRVTEVVLDGFGLSGRISRGILRLQFLRKLSLAKNKLSGSISVSLAQLANLKNLDLSENNLSGMIPGDYFQQCGPLRSISLAKNEISGQIPESLSSCVTLATLNLSSNQFSGLVPSGIWSLNGLRSLDLSNNLLDGEIPVGIDGLSNLREINLGRNRFKGEIPDRIGGCLLLRSIDLSENSLSGELPSTMQKLGLCNELILRRNAFVGVVPEWIGEMKNLEILDFSENKFSGNIPVSIGKLESLKVLNMSQNAISGSLPESLSSCVKLLALDVCHNSLAGTIPKTVGQLKSLDILDLSENRLYGTVPAEIGAATSLMELRLEKNALTGEIPSSIGNCSSLVSLSLSHNGLTGPIPEALAKLAYLQSVDLSFNKLTGGLPKQLGDLGHLSSFNISHNQLQGKLPANGFFNTISPYSVSANPSLCGAAVNRSCSAVMPKPIVLNPNSTDSSTPSTVPQSFRHEKKILSISALIAIGAAAVIFVGVIAITVLNIRVRSTTSCSAAAGLTFSGGDDFSHSPSTDANSGKLVMFSGDPDFSTGAHALLNKDCELGRGGFGAVYRTVLGDGHPVAIKKLTVSSLVKSQEDFEREVRNLGKVRHHNLVTLEGYYWTPSLQLLIYEFVAGGNLYKHLHEGSGGCFLSWNERFNIILGTAKSLAHLHQMNVIHYNLKSSNILIDSSGEPKVADYGLARLLPMLDRYVLSSKIQSALGYMAPEFACKTVKITEKCDVYGFGVLLLEVVTGKRPVEYMKDDVVVLCDMVRGALEEGRVEDCIDERLQGKFPADEAIPVMKLGLICTSQVPSNRPDMAEVVNILELIRCPSEGQDELV; this is encoded by the exons atgagaaagctttttgttgttaatgtgtttttatttctcttcttgGTGCCTATTTTTGTGGAATGTTTGAACCCATCTTTGAATGATGATGTACTTGGATTAATGGTGTTCAAATCTGATGTTCAAGATCCAAATGGAAAGCTAACATCTTGGAATGAAGAGGATGATAGTCCATGTAATTGGAATGGAATTAAATGCAACCCTAGATCCAATAGAGTTACTGAAGTTGTTCTTGATGGATTTGGTTTATCTGGAAGGATAAGTAGAGGCATTTTACGGTTACAGTTTCTTCGAAAACTTTCACTAGCTAAGAACAAGCTTAGTGGAAGCATTAGCGTTAGTCTTGCTCAGCTTGCTAATCTAAAGAATCTTGATTTGAGTGAAAATAACTTATCTGGGATGATTCCTGGTGATTATTTTCAACAATGTGGCCCCTTGAGATCGATTTCTTTGGCCAAGAATGAAATTTCAGGGCAGATCCCGGAGAGTTTGAGCTCTTGTGTGACACTCGCGACGCTTAATTTATCGTCGAACCAGTTTTCAGGGTTGGTTCCTTCTGGGATTTGGTCTTTGAATGGATTAAGGTCTCTTGATTTGTCGAACAATCTGTTGGATGGCGAAATTCCAGTGGGAATCGATGGTTTGAGTAATTTGAGAGAGATAAATTTGGGGAGAAATCGTTTCAAGGGTGAAATTCCAGATAGAATTGGAGGTTGTTTGCTTTTGAGGTCAATTGACTTGAGTGAAAATTCTCTATCTGGAGAGCTTCCAAGCACAATGCAGAAGCTTGGCTTGTGTAATGAATTGATATTGAGACGTAATGCTTTTGTGGGCGTTGTACCTGAATGGATTGGAGAAATGAAAAACCTTGAGATTCTTGATTTTTCTGAGAACAAATTCTCTGGTAATATTCCTGTTTCAATAGGGAAACTTGAGTCCCTGAAAGTATTAAACATGTCGCAGAATGCGATTTCTGGAAGCTTGCCAGAGTCATTGAGCAGTTGTGTTAAGCTCCTGGCATTGGATGTTTGTCATAACTCTTTGGCAG GCACCATTCCTAAGACTGTAGGGCAATTGAAATCCTTGGATATTCTTGACTTGAGTGAAAATCGCTTATATGGTACTGTCCCTGCGGAAATTGGTGCAGCGACATCTCTCATGGAACTTAGGCTGGAAAAAAACGCCTTGACGGGAGAAATTCCTAGTTCAATTGGCAATTGTTCTTCATTAGTGTCCTT GTCTTTATCACATAACGGTCTAACTGGTCCTATACCTGAAGCCCTAGCTAAACTGGCTTACCTTCAAAGTGTTGACTTATCCTTTAACAAATTAACCGGAGGCTTACCAAAGCAGCTTGGAGATCTTGGCCATCTCTCTTCattcaacatttcacacaacCAGCTACAGGGCAAACTACCAGCTAATGGATTTTTTAATACTATTTCTCCTTATTCTGTGTCAGCGAACCCGTCTCTATGTGGGGCTGCTGTCAATAGGTCTTGTTCTGCCGTCATGCCCAAGCCAATTGTTCTGAATCCCAACTCCACTGATTCTTCTACTCCCAGCACTGTCCCTCAGAGTTTTCGCCATGAGAAGAAAATCCTAAGCATCTCTGCCCTCATTGCTATTGGTGCAGCTGCTGTTATTTTCGTTGGGGTGATTGCCATTACTGTGCTTAATATTCGTGTCCGGTCCACGACATCCTGCTCTGCTGCTGCAGGCCTTACATTTTCTGGTGGAGATGATTTTAGCCATTCTCCATCTACGGATGCCAATTCTGGTAAGCTTGTCATGTTTTCAGGTGATCCCGACTTCAGCACAGGGGCACATGCTCTGCTTAACAAGGATTGTGAACTTGGACGAGGTGGTTTTGGAGCAGTTTATCGCACCGTCCTTGGGGATGGGCATCCGGTGGCCATTAAGAAGCTTACAGTATCCAGTCTTGTCAAGTCTCAGGAAGATTTTGAGAGGGAGGTTAGGAACTTGGGAAAAGTCCGTCACCATAATCTTGTCACTCTTGAGGGTTATTATTGGACGCCATCTTTACAGTTACTTATATATGAATTTGTGGCTGGTGGAAATTTGTACAAGCATCTCCATGAAGGATCTGGTGGGTGTTTCCTCTCATGGAATGAACGGTTCAACATCATTCTGGGGACAGCAAAAAGCTTGGCTCATTTGCACCAAATGAACGTAATCCACTACAACCTGAAGTCCAGCAATATCCTGATTGATAGCTCAGGTGAACCTAAAGTTGCAGATTATGGCTTAGCAAGACTGTTACCCATGCTAGATCGATATGTCTTGAGTAGCAAAATTCAGAGTGCACTTGGTTACATGGCACCTGAATTTGCATGCAAAACTGTGAAGATAACCGAGAAGTGTGACGTGTATGGGTTCGGCGTTCTTCTTCTGGAGGTAGTTACTGGAAAGAGGCCAGTTGAATATATGAAGGACGATGTGGTAGTACTGTGTGACATGGTACGAGGAGCATTAGAAGAAGGCAGGGTAGAAGACTGTATAGATGAAAGGCTGCAGGGAAAATTTCCAGCAGATGAGGCGATTCCTGTTATGAAGTTAGGATTAATCTGCACATCACAAGTTCCATCTAACCGGCCTGATATGGCAGAAGTGGTTAACATTTTGGAGCTAATCCGATGTCCTTCAGAAGGCCAGGATGAACTTGTATGA
- the LOC132063580 gene encoding uncharacterized protein LOC132063580 → MGENTTETIQAVATTAGKELISPSHPYFIAPSDSPGILLVKTAFDGKGFAGWRKGVLTALTAKNKDGFIDGTTSEPTDDADLHKPWGRANNMVISWLLNSLSREISESVIYSSTTKDLWSDLEARFSQSCGAKLFQLQKELSDLVQGANDIAAYYTKIKRLWDELDALDIYTICSCNSKDNILKISLLPTVANAYALLVQEEKQREFHNTPMYPDESS, encoded by the exons ATGGGAGAAAACACAACTGAAACCATTCAAGCAGTTGCTACAACTGCTGGAAAAGAACTGATTTCACCTTCTCATCCTTATTTTATTGCTCCTTCTGATTCCCCAGGAATTTTGCTTGTCAAGACAGCCTTTGATGGGAAAGGATTTGCTGGATGGAGGAAAGGGGTATTGACTGCTCTCACAGCCAAAAACAAGGATGGTTTTATTGATGGAACAACTTCTGAACCAACTGATGATGCAGATCTGCACAAGCCTTGGGGAAGAGCTAACAACATGGTTATTTCATGGCTTTTGAACTCTCTTTCAAGGGAAATTTCTGAGAGTGTGATATACTCTTCTACAACCAAGGATCTTTGGTCTGATTTAGAAGCAAGATTTAGTCAAAGTTGTGGTGCTAAGCTTTTTCAACTCCAGAAGGAGTTGAGTGATCTTGTGCAAGGGGCTAATGACATAGCAGCCTATTACACAAAGATCAAACGACTATGGGATGAACTTGATGCACTTGACATTTACACCATTTGCAGCTGCAACT CAAAAGATAATATATTGAAGATCTCCCTTTTGCCTACTGTTGCTAATGCCTATGCTTTGCTTGTTCAAGAAGAAAAGCAGAGAGAATTTCACAACACCCCTATGTATCCTGATGAGAGTTCATAA
- the LOC132053185 gene encoding transmembrane 9 superfamily member 3-like yields the protein MEKLVVILIFTTVIMSLECLVQSDASTHRYKSGDEVPLYANKVGPFSNPSETYAYFDLPFCRPDNLEKKKESLGEVLNGDRLTFAPYKLEFLVDKDAKILCKKKLTVEEVAQFRTAVALDYYVQIYYDDLPIWAFLGKVEKEGIDDPNEYKYHIYTFSQFEIYYNKDRVIEISHRIDPSFTTDVTNDEEVDVEFRYTVVWKATETPFEKRMDKYTMSSSLPRHLEIHWFSILNSCVTIFILVSCLGTVYLRVLRRDIYKLAQDEEFSDNQEETGWKSLHGDVFRYPKYKHLLSSVLGCGTQMLAVVMTILGLGVLGVFQPYDRGVLPTALIIIYVITSAVAGFSAVSFYHQLEGSNWLRLLLLAGGIFFCPLLLTFFFLNTVAINYGSTAALPVDTIVVILLLWVLLALPSLMLGGVSGKRIKSEFQAPCHTTKCPREVPPQPCYRSIVIKMAVAGALSFAVIYVELYYILASVWGYRIYTTYSILFVVFILLLITTALVSIAMTYFQLAREDHQWWWSSFLCGGSTGLYLFGYSFYYYFSRSDMNGFMQTSFFFGYMACVSYGVFLMLGTVSFHASLLFVRLLYGSIKCE from the exons TGAAACTTATGCTTATTTCGATCTTCCATTTTGTCGACCAG ATaatttggaaaagaagaaagaatctCTGGGTGAAGTGTTGAATGGAGATCGCCTTACGTTTGCTCCATATAAGCTCGAATTTTTAGTGGACAAAGATGCCAAGATTTTATGTAAGAAAAAGTTGACAGTGGAGGAAGTTGCACAATTCAGAACCGCTGTTGCACTGGATTACTACGTCCAGATTTACTATGATGACTTGCCAATATGGGCATTCCTTGGGAAAGTCGAGAAGGAGGGAATCGATGACCCTAATGAGTACAAATATCACATTTATACGTTTTCTCAGTTCGAAATTTATTACAACAAGGATCGTGTTATTGAGATCAGCCATCGAATCGACCCATCTTTTACAACTGATGTGACAAATGATGAGGAAGTTGATGTAGAATTCCGGTACACAGTGGTGTGGAAGGCAACTGAAACCCCGTTTGAAAAGAGAATGGACAAATACACGATGTCTTCTTCTCTGCCCCGTCACTTAGAAATTCACTGGTTCTCCATTTTAAACTCATGTGTGACAATTTTCATCTTGGTGTCATGTCTGGGAACAGTTTACTTGCGAGTCCTGAGGAGAGATATTTATAA GCTTGCACAGGATGAGGAATTTTCTGATAACCAAGAAGAAACTGGGTGGAAAAGCCTCCATGGTGATGTCTTCCGGTACCCAAAGTACAAGCATTTGCTTTCTTCAGTGCTTGGTTGTGGAACACAGATGTTGGCAGT CGTGATGACCATTCTAGGTTTAGGCGTGCTTGGTGTTTTTCAACCGTATGATCGAGGAGTGTTGCCCACTGCTTTGATCATAATATATGTAATAACTTCTGCAGTTGCTGGATTTTCCGCTGTATCTTTTTATCATCAGCTCGAAGGAAGCAACTGG CTAAGACTTTTGTTGCTGGCGGGAGGAATATTCTTTTGCCCCTTGTTGCTAACCTTTTTCTTCCTTAATACTGTTGCCATCAACTATGGGTCTACCGCAGCACTTCCTGTGGACACAATTGTTGTTATACTTCTCCTTTGGGTTTTGCTAGCATTACCTTCACTTATGTTAGGTGGGGTTTCTGGGAAGAGAATAAAATCAGAGTTTCAAGCTCCTTGTCACACCACAAAGTGTCCTCGTGAGGTTCCACCACAGCCTTGCTACAGGAGTATCGTAATTAAAATGGCAGTGGCAGGAGCTTTGTCTTTTGCTGTCATCTATGTTGAGCTATATTACATACTTGCAAGTGTTTGGGGTTACAGGATATACACAACATATAGCATTCTTTTTGTGGTATTCATTCTCCTTCTGATTACAACTGCTCTTGTCTCGATTGCTATGACATACTTCCAACTCGCAAGAGAAGATCATCAATGGTGGTGGAG TTCTTTTCTTTGTGGTGGATCGACTGGCTTGTACTTATTTGGTTATTCCTTCTACTATTACTTTTCCCGGTCAGATATGAATGGTTTCATGCAAACCTCATTCTTCTTTGGATATATGGCTTGTGTCAGCTATGGCGTCTTTCTCATGCTAGGCACTGTCAGCTTTCATGCCTCTTTGCTATTTGTTCGTCTCCTGTATGGCAGTATCAAATGTGAATAG